One window of the Rhizorhabdus dicambivorans genome contains the following:
- a CDS encoding class I SAM-dependent methyltransferase produces MNAPLHDFALPGLKTIHANGHAIHYLEQGAGWRYDTLLDKEPETIEWIDGFEPGDTLWDIGANVGIYSIYAGVKGVRTFGFEPHFANYHQFCTTIALNGLQDVVTPLCLAFAEGKSIAEMNLASLDIGTSMSNFGEARDFRGQPFEPAFRQGMVGYDIDSFIADFGMEVPTHLKIDVDGIELPIIRGARHTLADARLRSVSIELIDSDEAQVSAVTAILEKAGLHFVHKRQNAAFATPQTRDVLNFLFHRDPASLAKRPEPAAEPVANEDFTTDQLIERIASRIAAAPLDDQPCGNIFAEDMFPEPVYRDLLAMLPADEAYDPIEHPDAVAADGSITRYLLDLTYDSLDRLALETQPFWEAMIGVFTAPAITDAIVAKYGDTLRKRFGDAIPELIPVPILYRDLPGYRIGIHPDATSKVATLQFYLPEDDSQLHLGTVFHKRSGDGFERLKKNRFQPNTAYSFVRTEESWHSVDEIGPDERVRNTLAVTFYIKGQEYRSRTMAEADPNIRWSPVYTPQMSRALKGLTKDFTRRDDVASLFAEGGIGIELGVAAGDFSERILRYPHIGHLYSVDMWAGDRGHGIEQYREAVARLSPYRERNTTLRMRFDEALCLFPDEYFDFIYVDGYAHDGELNGATFREWLPKLKRGGIIAGDDYAPDWPLVVAAVDAFCADNGLELHVIDCHEDSWNSMYPTWFAMKP; encoded by the coding sequence ATGAACGCCCCGCTGCACGACTTCGCCCTCCCCGGCCTCAAGACGATCCACGCCAACGGACATGCGATCCATTATCTCGAACAGGGAGCCGGCTGGCGTTACGACACGCTGCTCGACAAGGAACCCGAGACGATCGAATGGATCGACGGCTTCGAACCCGGCGACACTCTGTGGGACATCGGCGCCAATGTGGGCATCTACAGCATCTACGCAGGGGTAAAGGGGGTCCGCACCTTCGGTTTCGAGCCGCATTTCGCCAATTACCACCAGTTCTGCACCACGATCGCGTTGAACGGGCTGCAGGATGTGGTGACGCCGCTCTGCCTGGCCTTCGCCGAGGGCAAATCGATCGCCGAGATGAACCTGGCGAGCCTCGACATCGGAACCTCGATGAGCAATTTCGGCGAGGCGCGGGACTTCCGGGGCCAGCCCTTCGAGCCTGCTTTCCGGCAGGGAATGGTCGGTTACGACATCGACAGCTTCATCGCCGATTTCGGCATGGAAGTGCCGACCCATCTGAAGATCGATGTCGACGGCATCGAACTGCCGATCATCCGTGGCGCGCGCCATACGCTCGCCGACGCGCGGCTCCGCTCCGTTTCCATAGAATTGATCGACAGCGACGAGGCACAGGTTTCGGCTGTCACCGCCATCCTCGAAAAAGCCGGCCTGCACTTCGTGCACAAGCGGCAGAATGCGGCCTTCGCCACGCCGCAGACCCGAGACGTGCTGAACTTTCTTTTCCATCGCGATCCGGCGAGCCTGGCCAAGCGGCCCGAACCGGCTGCCGAGCCCGTCGCGAACGAGGATTTCACGACCGACCAGCTGATCGAGCGGATCGCGAGCCGTATCGCGGCAGCGCCGCTCGATGATCAGCCCTGCGGCAATATCTTCGCCGAGGATATGTTTCCCGAACCTGTCTATCGCGATCTTCTGGCGATGCTTCCAGCCGACGAGGCCTATGACCCGATCGAGCATCCCGATGCCGTTGCGGCTGACGGAAGCATTACCCGCTATCTGCTCGATCTGACCTATGACTCGCTCGACCGCCTGGCGCTGGAGACGCAGCCGTTCTGGGAAGCGATGATCGGCGTATTCACCGCACCCGCCATCACCGACGCCATCGTCGCCAAATATGGCGACACGCTCCGCAAACGCTTCGGCGACGCGATCCCGGAACTGATCCCGGTGCCCATCCTGTATCGCGATCTGCCGGGCTACCGGATCGGAATCCATCCCGACGCGACGAGCAAGGTGGCCACGCTGCAATTCTATCTGCCCGAGGATGACAGCCAGCTTCACCTGGGAACGGTGTTCCACAAGCGCAGCGGGGACGGATTCGAACGCCTCAAGAAGAACCGCTTCCAGCCCAACACGGCCTATTCCTTCGTCCGCACGGAGGAAAGCTGGCACAGTGTGGACGAGATCGGGCCGGATGAGCGCGTCCGTAATACGCTGGCCGTCACATTCTACATAAAGGGCCAGGAATATCGCTCCCGGACCATGGCGGAAGCAGATCCGAACATCCGCTGGTCGCCGGTCTACACGCCGCAGATGAGCCGCGCGCTGAAGGGCCTGACAAAGGATTTCACGCGCCGCGACGATGTCGCATCGCTGTTCGCCGAAGGCGGGATCGGGATCGAGCTGGGCGTGGCGGCAGGCGACTTTTCGGAGCGGATACTGCGCTATCCCCATATCGGACATCTCTACAGCGTCGACATGTGGGCGGGCGATCGTGGCCATGGCATCGAGCAATATCGGGAGGCCGTTGCCCGGCTGAGCCCCTATCGCGAGCGGAATACGACGCTGCGAATGCGCTTCGACGAGGCGCTCTGCCTGTTCCCCGACGAGTATTTCGACTTCATCTATGTCGACGGCTACGCGCATGATGGCGAGCTCAATGGCGCAACCTTCCGCGAATGGCTGCCCAAGCTGAAACGAGGCGGGATCATCGCGGGCGATGACTATGCGCCGGACTGGCCGCTGGTCGTCGCTGCCGTCGATGCATTCTGCGCCGACAATGGGCTCGAACTTCATGTCATCGATTGCCATGAGGATTCGTGGAACTCGATGTACCCGACATGGTTCGCGATGAAGCCCTGA
- a CDS encoding YfiR family protein — MSARRLTALAIAVIALAGGATAAPSAMPDIQVKAAFLPKFAAYVNWPPGATGGTSAPMLLCVIGQDPFGRNLDEAAGNQRVDLHPIQIRRLDSTAGAEHCNIAFLGGSTRQSAAAMQEALRGQPILTVTDASLGAGRGIVHFALKDGRVRFHIDDALAARNNLSISARLLSLALSVKSRTRAS, encoded by the coding sequence ATGAGCGCCCGCCGCCTCACCGCTCTGGCGATCGCCGTGATCGCGCTGGCCGGCGGCGCGACGGCGGCACCGTCGGCGATGCCGGACATCCAGGTAAAGGCCGCCTTCCTCCCCAAATTCGCCGCCTATGTGAACTGGCCACCCGGGGCCACCGGTGGCACGAGCGCCCCGATGCTGCTCTGCGTGATCGGCCAGGATCCGTTCGGACGCAACCTGGACGAGGCGGCCGGCAACCAGCGCGTCGACCTGCATCCGATCCAGATTCGCCGCCTCGACAGCACAGCCGGGGCGGAACATTGCAATATCGCCTTCCTGGGCGGATCGACGCGGCAGAGCGCCGCCGCGATGCAGGAGGCACTGCGCGGCCAGCCGATCCTGACAGTCACCGATGCCAGCCTGGGCGCGGGGCGCGGGATCGTTCACTTCGCGCTGAAGGACGGCCGGGTGCGCTTTCACATCGACGATGCGCTGGCAGCCCGCAACAACCTGTCGATCAGCGCGCGACTGCTGAGCCTGGCCCTCAGTGTCAAGTCGCGGACCCGCGCGTCGTGA
- a CDS encoding YnbE family lipoprotein yields the protein MTGTKLASMGTLAVAVLMLPGCINVAAPDKPIEINLNVNVKQEVVVRLQKDADDFIANNPELFPK from the coding sequence ATGACAGGTACGAAGCTCGCATCGATGGGTACGCTGGCCGTCGCGGTCCTGATGCTGCCAGGCTGCATCAACGTCGCGGCGCCCGACAAGCCGATCGAGATCAACCTCAATGTCAATGTGAAGCAGGAGGTGGTCGTTCGGCTCCAGAAGGACGCCGACGATTTCATCGCCAACAATCCGGAGCTGTTTCCGAAATGA
- a CDS encoding YdbH domain-containing protein codes for MSRPLLAIGAGTVLLVGGAVWLWTERTPIAASYIDEALAAKGVPASYRLTRVGFRTQRIEAIRIGDPAHPDLTADWAEIELAVGLTGVRVRAIDAGGVRLRGRLVDGKLSLGAIDRLLPETKSDQPFALPDIGLTARRMGFDVDTPQGMVRTTLDGRGNLKDGFRGTLDLGSDRLAAGGCTVTGVTARIGLHMAGGKPFAKGPASARRIGCPQATIMAPTLAIDARGDGDLTRWRGTLGIERGQLIAGPTQAGRLFGSVGFDLSPKRLAGNARLGAERLRHAAMAADRLVLAADWQADPRAHTASAKGDLRLISGRLDPMVVDRIARQLAVDGVPVGPVLAAWGQALRRSARGVDGIAAFSLSHAPEGGGLRIERIDGAAAGGGRLLVRSEGSEGLGWRWPQGGAVANASIELSGGGLPQLSMSLRQAVPGAPLSGSATIAPTRAAGARLAFAPILFGPGRRGETLVSTRVTMDGPLADGRIEGLDLPIRLAFAGDGRFALNPGCAPLAFNRLAIAGTVIGRASLPVCPVQGALLGRTAAGRIYGGARIAAPRLRGAVGGQPLTLAARSLDIAVARPGFRLDALAVRLGDPMAPTRLDVAMLDGQAGANGLSGRFEEAAGKLAAVPLLISDGAGRWALAGSRFTLDGGIKVDDTETASPRLRQLVSSDVRLVLLGGRIAATATLREPRSGVAVTKVAVRHDLSRGAGDAVLDVDRLRFGKALQPEAVTPLTLGMIANVYGTLNGQGRIRWAGGNVVSDGEFRTDGLNLAAAFGPVTGLSGTIRFTDLLGLVTAPDQQVRIAEVNPGVAVTEGVIRYRILPDRKLAVADGRWPFAGGTLTLEPTVLDMGQPVARRLTFRIDGLDAATFVQQLEFKNIAVTGKFDGVLPIIFDAQGGRIENGVLRVRPGGGTLSYVGDVTNADLGRMARIAFDALKSMRYDRLTIDLNGSLDGEIVSQVRFDGTNDQPQETVRRGGIVGRILAPVTRLPFRFKITITAPFRGLVNSAQTFVDPSIVLRNTASGAVQAQPVDPVTPPTSIQPR; via the coding sequence TTGTCCCGCCCGCTGCTGGCGATCGGTGCTGGGACGGTGCTGCTCGTTGGCGGTGCAGTCTGGCTATGGACCGAGCGGACGCCCATCGCCGCTTCCTATATCGATGAGGCGCTGGCGGCGAAGGGGGTGCCGGCCAGCTATCGCCTCACCCGTGTCGGGTTTCGTACCCAGCGGATCGAGGCCATCCGCATCGGCGACCCCGCCCACCCGGATCTGACCGCCGACTGGGCCGAGATCGAACTGGCCGTCGGGCTGACAGGGGTTCGCGTCCGCGCGATCGATGCCGGCGGCGTGCGGCTGCGGGGGCGACTGGTCGACGGAAAGCTGTCGCTGGGCGCGATCGACCGACTGCTGCCGGAAACGAAGAGCGATCAGCCCTTCGCCTTGCCCGATATCGGTCTCACCGCACGCAGGATGGGCTTCGATGTGGATACACCCCAGGGGATGGTTCGCACGACGCTGGATGGCCGGGGCAATCTCAAGGACGGATTCCGCGGCACGCTCGACCTGGGTTCGGATCGCCTGGCGGCCGGAGGATGTACCGTCACCGGCGTCACGGCACGCATCGGCCTGCATATGGCGGGGGGAAAACCCTTCGCCAAGGGGCCGGCAAGCGCGCGGAGAATCGGCTGTCCCCAGGCGACGATCATGGCGCCCACGCTTGCGATCGACGCGCGCGGCGACGGCGATCTCACGCGCTGGCGCGGGACGCTCGGGATCGAACGGGGGCAGTTGATCGCCGGTCCGACGCAAGCAGGGCGCCTGTTCGGATCGGTCGGTTTCGATCTTTCGCCGAAGCGGCTGGCCGGCAATGCGCGGCTTGGTGCGGAGCGGCTCCGCCACGCCGCTATGGCCGCCGATCGCCTGGTGCTGGCTGCCGACTGGCAGGCCGACCCCAGAGCGCACACTGCGTCGGCGAAAGGCGACCTGCGTCTGATCAGTGGCAGGCTCGATCCGATGGTAGTTGATCGCATCGCGCGACAGCTGGCGGTGGACGGTGTTCCCGTCGGCCCCGTGCTGGCGGCATGGGGGCAGGCGTTGCGGCGGTCCGCGCGCGGGGTCGACGGGATCGCCGCCTTCTCCCTCAGTCATGCTCCAGAAGGCGGCGGCCTGCGGATCGAGCGCATCGATGGGGCTGCTGCAGGCGGCGGGCGCCTGCTGGTGCGGTCCGAGGGATCGGAAGGCCTGGGCTGGCGCTGGCCGCAGGGCGGCGCCGTCGCGAATGCCAGCATCGAGCTGTCGGGCGGCGGTCTACCCCAATTGTCGATGAGCCTGCGCCAGGCCGTCCCGGGCGCGCCGTTGAGCGGGTCTGCGACTATCGCGCCGACGCGCGCCGCGGGCGCGCGGCTGGCCTTCGCCCCGATCCTGTTCGGCCCGGGCCGGCGCGGCGAGACCCTGGTCTCGACTCGGGTGACGATGGACGGTCCCCTCGCCGACGGCCGTATCGAGGGGCTGGATCTGCCGATCCGGCTGGCCTTCGCCGGAGACGGGCGTTTCGCGCTCAATCCAGGCTGCGCGCCGCTCGCATTCAACCGCCTTGCTATCGCTGGAACCGTGATCGGCCGGGCCAGCCTGCCGGTCTGCCCGGTTCAGGGCGCGTTGCTCGGGCGCACCGCTGCCGGCCGCATTTATGGCGGTGCCCGGATAGCGGCACCCCGGCTGCGCGGCGCGGTGGGCGGTCAGCCGTTGACGCTGGCCGCGCGCTCGCTCGACATCGCGGTGGCGCGGCCGGGTTTCCGGCTCGATGCGCTTGCGGTTCGGCTGGGCGATCCGATGGCGCCGACCCGGCTCGATGTCGCCATGCTGGACGGTCAGGCCGGCGCAAACGGCCTGTCGGGCCGCTTCGAGGAGGCGGCTGGCAAGCTCGCGGCGGTTCCCCTGCTGATCTCGGACGGGGCGGGGCGCTGGGCGCTTGCCGGCAGTCGCTTCACCCTCGACGGCGGCATCAAGGTTGACGATACCGAGACGGCGTCGCCGCGCTTGCGTCAGCTCGTCTCCAGCGACGTCAGGCTTGTCCTGCTCGGGGGCCGCATCGCCGCCACCGCCACCTTGCGCGAACCACGATCGGGCGTAGCAGTCACCAAGGTTGCCGTCCGCCACGATCTGTCACGGGGCGCGGGCGACGCCGTGCTCGATGTGGACCGGCTGCGGTTCGGCAAGGCGCTGCAGCCCGAAGCGGTCACCCCGCTCACCCTCGGCATGATCGCCAATGTCTATGGCACGCTGAACGGACAGGGGCGAATTCGCTGGGCCGGCGGGAATGTCGTAAGCGATGGCGAGTTCCGTACCGATGGCCTCAACCTCGCCGCCGCCTTTGGCCCGGTCACGGGCCTGAGCGGCACGATCCGCTTCACCGACCTGCTTGGCCTTGTCACCGCCCCCGACCAGCAGGTGCGCATCGCCGAGGTCAACCCGGGCGTCGCGGTCACTGAAGGTGTGATCCGCTATCGCATCCTGCCCGACCGCAAGCTGGCGGTTGCCGATGGCCGCTGGCCCTTCGCCGGCGGCACCCTCACCCTGGAGCCGACTGTGCTCGACATGGGGCAGCCCGTCGCGCGGAGGCTGACCTTCCGGATCGACGGCCTCGATGCGGCGACGTTCGTCCAGCAGCTCGAGTTCAAGAACATCGCCGTTACCGGCAAGTTCGATGGCGTCCTGCCAATCATATTCGATGCGCAGGGCGGGCGGATCGAAAATGGCGTGCTCAGGGTGCGGCCCGGAGGCGGCACGCTCTCCTATGTCGGCGATGTCACCAACGCCGATCTCGGCCGGATGGCACGAATCGCCTTCGATGCGCTGAAGTCGATGCGTTACGACCGGCTGACGATCGATCTCAACGGCAGCCTCGACGGAGAGATCGTCAGCCAGGTCCGCTTCGACGGTACCAACGACCAGCCGCAGGAAACCGTGCGCAGGGGCGGCATCGTCGGCCGCATTCTGGCCCCGGTCACCCGGCTGCCCTTCCGCTTCAAGATCACCATTACGGCGCCGTTCCGCGGGCTGGTCAATTCGGCGCAGACCTTTGTCGATCCCTCGATCGTGCTGCGTAACACCGCTTCGGGGGCTGTACAGGCCCAGCCCGTCGATCCCGTTACGCCCCCGACCTCCATTCAGCCCCGGTAA
- a CDS encoding ATP-binding protein: MAALPRPRAAMFVPLAVLLLLSAGLWIIFQNERSYRAEQQHATEVQADILAASVTAALDFGDPAAAQESVDALRVSPQILAAGVYDVKGVQFAGYARGRTPLPARFAEIGKAKVAPFQAIAPVMRSGTRIGTVYLGGAIEPLSRRLARYAMIVLLVGMTSLVLAVLGSGQAALRKVNQTLAEANSELQFQMEERIRTEEQLREAQKMQALGKLTGGVAHDFNNLLAVIHGSAEMLQRPNLTEERLKRFSQAIIDASMQGSLLTGQLLAFARRQPLKPELIDLNQSILKMLVMLQPTLGPRIELSTHLEQGLPSVEVDPGQFEAALLNIIVNARDAMPEGGKVTIRTRSAGAAPTGDGSVTVTIEDNGSGIAPDKLAHVFEPFFTTKPVGKGTGLGLSQVHGFAAQSGGEARIESRLGRGTILTMQLPASSYEPSAADPTPAVAAASEISGRVLLVEDNEEVGNLAETLLGELGHAVLRARSGSEALDIADKGTAFDLVFSDVAMPGMDGLELAGALKQRRPSLPIILTTGYSEHISVAGTRGFPLVRKPYHLKALADAVDQALATARA; encoded by the coding sequence ATGGCCGCCCTCCCACGGCCGCGCGCCGCCATGTTCGTGCCGCTGGCCGTGCTGCTGCTGCTGAGTGCAGGCCTGTGGATCATATTCCAGAACGAGCGGAGCTACCGCGCCGAGCAGCAGCACGCCACCGAGGTACAGGCCGACATATTGGCTGCGAGCGTGACCGCCGCGCTCGACTTCGGCGACCCCGCGGCGGCGCAAGAATCGGTCGATGCGCTGCGGGTGAGCCCGCAGATATTGGCGGCCGGGGTCTATGACGTGAAGGGAGTCCAGTTCGCCGGCTATGCGCGCGGCCGGACCCCGCTGCCGGCCCGGTTCGCGGAGATCGGCAAAGCCAAGGTCGCACCCTTCCAGGCGATCGCGCCGGTCATGCGGAGCGGCACGAGGATCGGGACGGTCTATCTCGGCGGCGCGATCGAGCCGCTGTCTCGGCGGCTGGCGCGCTATGCGATGATCGTGCTGCTGGTAGGGATGACCTCGCTGGTGCTGGCGGTGCTGGGCTCCGGCCAAGCCGCACTGCGCAAGGTCAACCAGACGCTGGCCGAGGCCAATAGCGAGCTGCAGTTCCAGATGGAGGAACGCATCCGCACCGAGGAGCAGCTTCGCGAAGCACAGAAGATGCAGGCGCTGGGCAAGCTGACCGGCGGGGTCGCGCACGATTTCAACAATCTGCTCGCGGTGATCCACGGCTCCGCCGAGATGCTGCAGCGACCGAACCTGACCGAGGAGCGGTTGAAAAGGTTCAGCCAGGCGATCATCGACGCCTCGATGCAGGGATCATTGTTGACCGGCCAGCTACTGGCGTTCGCGCGCCGGCAGCCGCTGAAGCCCGAACTGATCGACCTGAACCAGAGCATCCTCAAGATGCTGGTGATGCTGCAGCCCACGCTCGGCCCGCGGATCGAGCTTTCCACCCATCTCGAACAGGGCCTGCCGTCGGTCGAGGTCGACCCCGGTCAGTTCGAGGCGGCGTTGCTCAACATCATCGTCAATGCCCGCGACGCCATGCCCGAAGGCGGCAAAGTGACGATCCGGACGCGCAGCGCCGGCGCGGCGCCAACGGGCGACGGCAGCGTGACGGTGACGATCGAGGACAATGGCAGCGGCATCGCGCCCGACAAGCTCGCCCATGTGTTCGAGCCCTTCTTCACAACCAAACCGGTCGGCAAGGGAACGGGGCTGGGCTTGAGCCAGGTCCATGGTTTCGCTGCGCAATCGGGCGGCGAGGCGCGGATCGAGAGCAGGCTTGGCCGGGGCACGATCCTGACCATGCAGCTCCCCGCGAGCAGCTACGAGCCGTCTGCGGCCGACCCCACGCCCGCCGTAGCGGCAGCCAGCGAAATATCCGGGCGCGTGCTGCTGGTCGAGGACAATGAGGAGGTCGGCAACCTCGCCGAAACCCTGCTGGGCGAGCTAGGCCATGCGGTGCTTCGCGCGCGCAGCGGCTCCGAGGCGCTGGATATCGCCGACAAGGGCACCGCGTTCGATCTGGTGTTCAGCGATGTGGCGATGCCAGGCATGGACGGGCTGGAACTCGCCGGGGCACTCAAGCAGCGGCGCCCTTCGCTGCCGATCATCCTGACGACGGGCTATAGCGAACATATCTCGGTGGCGGGCACACGGGGTTTTCCGCTGGTCCGCAAGCCCTATCATCTCAAGGCGTTGGCCGATGCCGTCGATCAGGCGCTGGCCACGGCCCGCGCCTGA
- a CDS encoding KpsF/GutQ family sugar-phosphate isomerase — MYHHLLLKPDRAASTTRAAILDHGRTVLEVESQALALLRDVLDEEFADAVELILATRGRVVVSGMGKSGHIARKMAATFASTGTPAIFVHPGEAAHGDLGMLLAGDLLVLLSNSGATPELRPIMDYAQSLACPIVAISSQRHSPMAQAARAAIILPAVREACPANISPTASTTLMLALGDALAVATMSVRGITRQQLERLHPGGAIGLRLLPINEIMHSGDQLPLVTAGAPMRDVLVTMTEKSLGIAGVMDEEGRLIGTITDGDLRRNIDRLLLSNAADVMTRHPKTIPDGTYAEDALAMMSANKITALFVMDHATPERPVGLVHIHDFSRMGVG, encoded by the coding sequence ATGTACCATCATCTCCTGCTGAAACCCGATCGCGCGGCGTCCACGACACGGGCCGCGATCCTGGACCATGGCCGCACGGTGCTGGAGGTCGAGTCGCAGGCGCTGGCCCTGCTGCGCGACGTGCTCGACGAGGAGTTCGCCGACGCGGTGGAGCTGATCCTGGCGACACGAGGGCGCGTCGTCGTCAGCGGCATGGGGAAATCGGGCCATATCGCCCGCAAGATGGCGGCGACTTTTGCCTCGACCGGCACACCGGCCATCTTCGTCCATCCGGGCGAGGCGGCGCATGGCGATCTCGGCATGCTGCTGGCGGGCGACCTGCTCGTTCTGCTGTCCAATTCGGGGGCCACCCCCGAACTGCGGCCGATCATGGATTATGCGCAGAGCCTTGCCTGTCCGATCGTCGCGATCAGCTCACAGCGCCATTCACCGATGGCACAGGCGGCGCGCGCCGCGATCATCCTGCCTGCGGTGCGGGAAGCCTGTCCGGCGAATATCTCCCCCACCGCCTCCACCACGCTGATGCTCGCCCTGGGCGATGCGCTCGCGGTCGCGACGATGAGCGTTCGCGGCATCACCCGCCAGCAGCTCGAACGCCTCCATCCTGGCGGAGCGATCGGGCTGAGGCTGCTGCCCATCAACGAGATCATGCATAGCGGGGACCAGCTACCGCTGGTCACCGCCGGCGCCCCGATGCGCGATGTGCTGGTGACGATGACCGAAAAGAGCCTTGGCATCGCCGGAGTGATGGATGAGGAAGGCCGGCTGATCGGCACGATCACCGATGGCGATCTTCGCCGCAACATCGATCGGCTGCTGCTTAGCAACGCCGCCGACGTGATGACCCGCCACCCCAAGACGATCCCCGATGGTACCTATGCCGAAGACGCGCTGGCGATGATGAGCGCCAACAAGATCACGGCGCTGTTCGTCATGGATCATGCGACGCCGGAAAGGCCGGTCGGCCTCGTCCATATCCACGATTTCAGCCGGATGGGGGTCGGCTGA
- a CDS encoding YdbL family protein, with amino-acid sequence MMRPFNAMWSRTTLIAAALAVATPALAADPIVEQALSAGTIGEQWDGYIGFVSAPSGDLKHAVDAINIKRRAGYTQIAAARNVTVDQFAQTTACSTLRAVKPGQAYKLKDGGWRTRVGSESITPDYCG; translated from the coding sequence ATGATGCGCCCGTTTAATGCCATGTGGTCCAGGACCACGCTGATCGCCGCCGCGCTGGCCGTGGCCACACCCGCGCTCGCCGCCGATCCGATCGTCGAGCAGGCGCTGTCCGCCGGCACGATCGGCGAGCAGTGGGACGGCTATATCGGCTTTGTCTCGGCTCCTTCGGGCGATCTTAAGCACGCCGTGGACGCGATCAACATCAAGCGCCGCGCCGGCTATACCCAGATCGCCGCCGCCCGTAACGTGACGGTCGACCAGTTCGCCCAGACAACCGCCTGTTCCACGCTGCGCGCAGTCAAGCCCGGGCAGGCCTATAAGCTCAAGGACGGCGGCTGGCGCACCCGCGTCGGATCGGAATCGATCACCCCCGATTATTGCGGCTGA
- a CDS encoding TonB-dependent receptor plug domain-containing protein, with protein MPSIVRLRVPVRLCTRTAILAVLSCWTGTGMALDLNSMSIEELAQIEVTSVTKSAQPLSEAPSAIYVITREEILRSGAPNLPEMLRLAPNLQVAQTSASQYAITARGFSGSPAAQNFANKLLVLIDGRSVYTPLYSGVYWDMQDILSEDVDRIEVISGPGATLWGANAVNGVINIITRPSDATQGAVLSANGGSNERSVGFRYGGKASEALSYRVYVRGYEDDQTRTAAGVPAQDGWSRVQGGFRVDWEASAQDSLTVQGDLYDGDRSQFGAPDEDIEGRNLLTRWNRGFADDSALQVQLYYDRTERKSGGGGGGFSFETYDLDVQHSFALGTRHDLVVGSGVRVSRYDIVGNFALDFEPAKRTLRLANAFVQDSIRISDAVRLVLGLKIEDYPYAASALLPNVRLSVRLGESTMVWAAASRAVRSPTPFDRDVRERIGTTLFLIGGPDFTTEKLTAFELGGRAQPSERLSLSASAFYNRYDDLRSAEFNLLTLLPLEWGNMIRGRTYGVEAWGSYGVTPWWKLSAGVNVLKERFRFKPDATALLLPGLPGVEQQGNDPEFQASIKSAMNLGSRATIDLALRHVGRRPLPRVSSYVELDAHVAVDLAPGCS; from the coding sequence ATGCCGTCGATCGTCCGTCTGCGGGTCCCCGTACGCCTCTGCACGCGCACGGCGATATTAGCGGTGCTTTCATGCTGGACCGGCACCGGAATGGCGCTCGACCTCAACAGCATGTCGATCGAGGAACTTGCCCAGATCGAGGTCACGTCGGTCACCAAGAGCGCCCAGCCGCTGAGCGAGGCCCCCAGCGCCATCTATGTCATCACCCGCGAGGAAATCCTCCGCTCCGGTGCGCCCAATCTGCCCGAGATGCTTCGCCTCGCCCCCAACCTGCAGGTCGCCCAGACCAGCGCGAGCCAATATGCCATCACCGCGCGCGGCTTCAGCGGCAGCCCGGCGGCACAGAATTTCGCCAACAAGCTGCTGGTGCTGATCGACGGCCGCAGCGTCTATACCCCGCTCTATTCCGGGGTCTATTGGGACATGCAGGATATCCTGTCCGAGGATGTCGACCGCATCGAGGTGATCAGCGGGCCGGGGGCGACACTGTGGGGCGCCAATGCCGTCAATGGCGTGATCAACATCATCACCCGCCCCTCGGATGCGACCCAGGGCGCGGTGCTGAGCGCGAATGGCGGATCCAACGAACGCAGTGTGGGCTTTCGCTATGGCGGCAAGGCGAGCGAGGCGCTGTCCTACCGCGTCTATGTGCGCGGCTATGAGGACGACCAGACACGCACGGCGGCCGGCGTTCCGGCTCAGGATGGATGGTCGCGCGTGCAAGGCGGCTTCCGCGTCGACTGGGAGGCATCGGCGCAGGACTCGCTGACCGTGCAGGGCGACCTGTACGATGGCGACCGCAGCCAGTTCGGCGCGCCGGACGAGGATATCGAGGGGCGCAACCTGCTCACCCGCTGGAATCGCGGCTTCGCCGACGATTCGGCGCTGCAGGTCCAGCTCTATTATGACCGGACCGAACGGAAGAGCGGCGGAGGCGGAGGCGGCTTCAGCTTCGAAACCTATGATCTCGACGTCCAGCACAGCTTCGCACTCGGCACACGCCACGATCTGGTGGTGGGCAGCGGCGTGCGCGTCAGCCGCTACGACATCGTCGGCAATTTCGCGCTCGACTTCGAACCGGCCAAGCGGACGCTCCGCCTGGCCAACGCCTTCGTGCAGGACAGCATAAGGATCAGCGATGCCGTGCGCCTTGTCCTGGGCCTGAAGATCGAGGATTACCCCTATGCGGCTTCCGCGCTGCTGCCCAATGTGCGGCTTTCCGTCCGGCTGGGCGAGAGCACGATGGTCTGGGCCGCCGCATCGCGCGCGGTCCGCTCGCCTACGCCGTTCGACCGCGATGTCCGCGAGCGGATCGGGACGACCCTGTTCCTGATCGGCGGCCCCGATTTCACCACCGAGAAGCTCACCGCCTTCGAGCTGGGCGGCCGGGCGCAGCCCAGCGAGCGGCTCTCCCTCTCCGCCTCGGCATTCTACAACCGCTATGACGACCTGCGCAGCGCGGAGTTCAATCTCCTCACGCTATTGCCGCTCGAATGGGGCAATATGATCCGCGGCCGCACCTACGGAGTCGAAGCCTGGGGCAGCTACGGCGTCACCCCCTGGTGGAAGCTGTCGGCAGGAGTGAACGTGCTGAAGGAGCGCTTCAGGTTCAAGCCGGACGCAACCGCGCTGCTGTTGCCGGGCCTGCCCGGGGTGGAGCAGCAGGGCAATGATCCGGAATTCCAGGCGTCGATCAAATCGGCAATGAACCTGGGGTCGCGTGCGACGATCGACCTTGCGCTACGCCATGTCGGCCGCAGGCCGCTGCCGCGGGTCTCTTCCTATGTCGAACTGGACGCACATGTCGCCGTCGACCTCGCCCCCGGCTGCAGTTGA